From Aerosticca soli, a single genomic window includes:
- a CDS encoding PhoH family protein: MTASKRIYALDTNVLLHDPTALFRFEEHDIFIPMTVLEELDEKKKGGSEVSRNGRQVSRFLNELIERGNGQGIEQGLALVSPQGLNLKRRADVGRLYFQERTGNGQGKADNQILAAVIELRDEHPECAVILVTKDINLRIKAKIYGIHAEDYENDRALDDFALLYTGSTELPEDFWDRHPEVESWSERGRTFYRLERHAGEDWHPNQCLFLPGENAVELRVLALDATHATLVLLDDHSHANHAVWGITARNREQNFALNVLMDPDVDFVTLLGTAGTGKTLLALAAGLAQVMDMQRYREIIMTRATVSVGEDIGFLPGTEEEKMTPWMGALTDNLEVLAHPEEGGSWARAATNDLLASRIKIRSLNFMRGRTFLSRYLIIDEAQNLTSKQMKTLITRAGPGTKIVCLGNVEQIDTPYLTETTSGLTYAIDRFKDWEHSAHITLRRGERSRLADFASEAL, from the coding sequence ATGACCGCAAGCAAGCGCATCTATGCCCTCGACACCAACGTGCTGCTGCACGACCCCACCGCGCTGTTCCGCTTCGAGGAACACGACATCTTCATCCCGATGACCGTGCTCGAGGAGTTGGACGAGAAGAAAAAGGGTGGCTCGGAAGTCTCCCGCAACGGCCGTCAGGTGAGCCGTTTCCTCAATGAACTGATCGAGCGCGGCAACGGCCAGGGCATCGAGCAGGGGCTGGCGCTGGTGAGCCCGCAGGGCCTCAATCTGAAGCGCCGCGCCGATGTCGGCCGGTTGTACTTCCAGGAACGCACCGGAAACGGCCAGGGCAAGGCGGACAATCAGATCCTCGCGGCGGTGATCGAGCTGCGCGACGAGCATCCCGAATGCGCGGTCATCCTGGTCACCAAGGACATCAACCTGCGCATCAAGGCGAAGATCTACGGCATCCATGCCGAGGACTACGAGAACGACCGCGCGCTGGATGACTTCGCCCTGCTCTACACCGGCTCGACCGAGCTGCCGGAGGATTTCTGGGACCGCCACCCGGAAGTCGAATCATGGAGTGAGCGCGGCCGCACCTTCTATCGCCTGGAGCGCCACGCGGGCGAGGACTGGCACCCCAACCAATGCCTGTTCCTGCCGGGCGAAAACGCCGTGGAACTGCGCGTGCTCGCACTGGACGCGACGCACGCCACGCTGGTCCTGCTGGACGACCACAGCCATGCCAACCATGCCGTCTGGGGCATCACCGCGCGCAATCGCGAGCAGAATTTCGCGCTCAACGTGCTGATGGACCCGGACGTCGATTTCGTCACCCTGCTCGGCACAGCCGGCACCGGCAAGACCCTGCTCGCGCTCGCCGCCGGACTGGCGCAGGTGATGGACATGCAGCGCTACCGCGAGATCATCATGACCCGCGCGACGGTTTCGGTCGGCGAGGACATCGGCTTCCTGCCCGGCACCGAGGAAGAAAAGATGACGCCGTGGATGGGCGCGCTCACCGACAACCTCGAGGTGCTGGCCCATCCGGAGGAAGGCGGCAGCTGGGCCCGCGCGGCGACCAATGACCTGCTGGCCTCGCGGATCAAGATCCGTTCGCTCAACTTCATGCGCGGACGCACGTTTCTGAGCCGCTATCTCATCATCGACGAGGCGCAGAACCTCACCTCCAAGCAGATGAAGACGCTGATCACCCGGGCCGGTCCCGGCACCAAGATCGTGTGTCTGGGCAACGTCGAGCAGATCGACACGCCCTACCTCACCGAGACCACCTCGGGCCTCACCTATGCCATAGACCGCTTCAAGGACTGGGAGCATTCCGCGCACATCACCCTGCGCCGCGGCGAGCGCTCGCGGCTGGCGGACTTCGCCTCCGAGGCGCTGTAG
- a CDS encoding peroxiredoxin, giving the protein MPEIGTKVEDLEGVNAAGETVRLSDFKGRWLVVYFYPKDATSGCTLEAQSFRDLYPEFRRRGAEIIGVSRDSVHSHARFAAKQALPFTLIADTDERWCRTFDVLHEKVLYGKRHLGVVRSTFLIDPEGHLVREWRNVKVPGHAQAVLEAIPAQ; this is encoded by the coding sequence ATGCCTGAAATCGGCACGAAAGTGGAAGACCTCGAAGGCGTGAATGCCGCCGGTGAAACGGTGCGGCTGTCGGATTTCAAGGGCCGTTGGCTGGTGGTTTATTTCTATCCGAAGGATGCCACCAGCGGATGCACCCTCGAGGCGCAATCGTTTCGCGATCTTTATCCCGAGTTTCGCCGGCGCGGCGCCGAGATCATCGGCGTATCGCGCGACAGCGTGCACTCGCACGCCCGTTTCGCCGCCAAGCAAGCACTGCCCTTCACCCTGATCGCCGACACCGACGAGCGCTGGTGCCGCACCTTCGACGTCCTGCACGAGAAGGTGCTGTACGGCAAGCGCCATCTCGGCGTCGTGCGCAGCACCTTCCTCATCGACCCGGAAGGCCATCTGGTGCGCGAGTGGCGCAACGTCAAGGTGCCCGGGCACGCGCAGGCCGTCCTCGAGGCCATTCCGGCGCAATGA
- a CDS encoding glycine cleavage system protein R has product MPGRTFLNRLQTRSGNDHQLLVHALTPAARSALQGLARRIVETGCHLADARVATIGGDASIMLLAVGSWDAVAKLESALGKLARDQELHLTYYRTQPREPGAPLLPYLVEVVAADRPGILVRLIEFFNHHGIRIEQMNSMRYQAMQTGADMFQAQISIGIPAELHLAALRDDFFELCDGLNLDAVLDPIKF; this is encoded by the coding sequence TTGCCAGGCAGAACTTTCTTGAATCGACTCCAGACGCGCAGCGGCAACGACCATCAGTTGTTGGTGCACGCGCTCACACCGGCAGCGCGCTCGGCGTTGCAGGGACTGGCCAGACGCATCGTGGAGACCGGCTGTCACCTGGCCGACGCACGCGTGGCCACCATCGGCGGCGACGCCTCGATCATGCTGCTGGCCGTCGGCTCGTGGGACGCGGTGGCCAAGCTGGAAAGCGCCCTGGGCAAGCTGGCCCGGGACCAGGAATTGCATCTGACGTACTACCGGACCCAGCCACGCGAGCCGGGCGCCCCGCTGCTGCCCTATCTCGTCGAGGTGGTTGCCGCGGACCGCCCTGGCATCCTGGTTCGGCTCATCGAGTTCTTCAACCATCACGGCATCCGCATCGAGCAGATGAACTCGATGCGCTACCAGGCCATGCAGACCGGCGCGGACATGTTCCAGGCGCAGATCAGCATCGGTATTCCGGCCGAGCTGCACCTGGCGGCCCTGCGCGACGATTTCTTCGAGCTGTGCGACGGCCTCAATCTCGATGCCGTGCTGGATCCGATCAAGTTCTGA